atgaccttgactttgatgTTTTGatccaactttttttatttttaaagctacagaaatgaaattttgaccatgagtagagttttgaaagcaatttttatgctcccacaaagtggcggcatatagggttgcccttgtccgtacgtacgtctgtctgtctgtacgtacgtacgtcccgaagattgtttccgatctaattcttgaaaaccgtttgtccaatcctcaccaaactttaaacacatgtttgtgaccataatatcttgatcaagttcgatagtcatggaaatcgctttagtcatttaggagttacggcccttttttgccaaaaatacttcaaaaatatatgtttccaatctaattcttgaaaagtatgtgtccaatcctcaccaaactttacatacatgattgtgaccataatatcttgatcaagttcgatagccatggaaatcgcttttgtcatttaggagttacggccctttattttatttttttcatcagatgacctttacttggcacataataaatatttcatgcaactaatctgcttacaacactttctgtcctcagatgttgaatgtgcaatgttttcagcttacccaaacacaaaatgtgaactatatgtttgttacctattacccatacatacatgctctggattgaaaattatcacaagagccatgccagtagagcataggccctcatgggcctcttgtttgtaGGTTGTGAAAATTTGGTATTTGTTGATGCATTCGTCAGAATCAATATacttaaaatgaatgaacaaaaaatttgaaaaatccttGATTGTCATTAtcccacacaaaaatgcaaacaacaaATGGAGATTTGGCCAAGATCATCATCCAACTTGGAGCTTATCTGTGCCTGGCATCCTCTTTTGTGGTCTGTCTGTGCCGTGTAACCTCTTGGATTCGTAGACATCTCCAGTGTTTAATGTTGCATTACCAGCGTGGTCAGATCAGCTATGGTCATTACTACATTGGGGTGATAGCTGACAGGACATTCTCTGTGCCAGACATCTCTTTATTTTCTAGATTGACTGCAACCTgattacattgtattgtaagGGCAATGATGTAAAGCATGGTGAGATATTTAGCAGTAGAGAGGTTTGCTTGTTTCCTGATTTTTGAGTTGCCTTTAGGCAAACTCTCTGGAGTCATGTTTGATACCATATTTCAGAGTTACACTTTTTTTCGCGGACCCCTTGATTCAGGTAGAATGCCGCGCTGAAAGAAGTTCCATATCTATCATGTTTTCCACATGCATAGTTCAATTATTATGTGTGATGTgtcttaataaatcatttattgtgCGAGTCTGAAACTcgattatttgcattttggtcaaatgaaggtattaaaaatgatttatcctATCTCGTAGTAATTTATGCTTTTACATATTGTCAGAGGGGTGAGCGCAAGACTGTGCTAAGTGTAAAGCAATAAAGAATGCACTTAGCACAGTCTTGCGCTCACCCCTCTGTCAAATTGTGCAGTACCGGGTAATAAAAGTAGTCCATGAATGTGAAGTGTCGGGCGtgctattttgttatttcattaaaataaacgtatggaaattaaaaaaattaacgtCGAGAAACGTTTGTTATCATAAGTGATTTATatacaattcattttgaatgttcGACTAAAATATCGCGGAGGAATCGTCGCCAGCTTCAATCCGGGCTAACTCTTCTACAAACCACAAAATATATCTGGTAAGTAGCCAactataacaaattgtttttccttcaatttcttattgtatgtgttgagtattttacaatcatagcagtgcattgttatttttgtcttgtgACATATCTGCACAATTTACAAAGCGTCCGAAGtcagtcatttttcaaaaactctGGGCATCGTTCAACAACACCGGAGCCTGCCATTTTGTAAAATCTCGGCCCTCGTTCAACAACAACGAATCGACAATCAGCAGTTCCGTTTGCATGCACTTGAATATATTGTCATTCACTTGAGTTTTCTTTTTATCGTAGgttatttatgtttgatgttctctgtgcatttttaaacaaaccatttttgcaCAAATTACGTAGCGTCAAGGGGACGCCTGAATTCGACTTCGGAAAAACGATCCGTCTTCGTTCATTTTAGCATGCATGGAATAATTTCGTAACCAAGCCTTATGTTTATCTCgggttatatatgtatgttgtattccGTGCATTTCTACTTAACGTTACTCGAGTGCGCATGCTAAATTTAGGTTATCATTTTACTGCGCTATTCGCCCCCACCaccattatcaaacatttacatttgggatttttttattgatgttcaCACTCACAGACATGTATTGAATTGACATATTAAAGACTggttaaaaatcaattaacattttgtttacatcaagAGTTTGATAATCAATAGTTTGAGGTGTTTGGAATATTggatacattgttaaaatattgtaaagcaAGTATTTGAGAAGCACTTGTGACTTTTTTCATCAAGTGTGTACATCACACGTGTTTGAATATTGGAAAcgagattttaattgttaagtgtgtgtttgatcaatagtttgattttaactttttcatttttattggtCGAGCTTCTTTGATTCTAAGTCCTTTGGACTGTATTGAGCACAAAGTGTATTCTAAGTGTTTTCtcaaagtgtatatatataaaagtgaaCACTTAAAAATTGATTGCGTAATTGTTATACAAAGTATACCATCACCCATACATAGAGCTTATTGGATAGAGTGTAACAGGATTCGCCCTATGTGTCTGTCTAGCCGTACACATGTTCGTGTCTGATCCATATCTCCCGTcatgaataaatgattttttaaattttacagaaatgttaacCACATCCAAGATTATGTGTTGCAGGTCAAAGTTCAATGTCACAAAGCTTAATTGTCATATATTCTACTAATACAGCTAGTGACTTCATATTTGGCATGTAGGTGTACCTGATGGAGCCACCAATTTTCAGTGGTAacatttgaaggtcaaggtcatccttcaaTGTCAAAGGTCAACTTTTGAACTATTGCAGATACAGAATTGATACTTGACATGCATGTGTATCTCATTAAGTTGCAGATATTCATTTGTAACAtaacacagtcaaggtcatccttcaaggtcaaatgtcaaatttatttgtGACAAGACCCTTTGGGCGCATTGGTGTTTCAACTACACACTTTTATTTACCATCGCAAGGGTTACAATTTGACAGGGTAATAACTAACGTTTTTTTGTGTGCAAATTTAATGCCCCTTTACAGGCAGACAAATGTTGGCATACATAAAAGATGatgattgaaaataagcaatcaaAAACTTCTTTATGCCACATCAAAGATGTCGATGTTATTTCTCCTTGCAGGACAGCGTTGCCACTACAGTAATGGTGAATGACAAAGAGGTGAATGTGTGGACCATTACGGTGGAGGACCGTACTGGGAAGGTGAAAGTCAGCCTGTGGCGCAACATTGCAGCAGAGCCTGTGGTGTTGGGGGATGTTGTTGCCATCACCAATATTGTTGTCAACAGCAAGAGATATAACAATGAGGAATCCTTGTCGTCCACACAATTTACAAAGATAGAGGTAAATGCTATATCTTggaacatacaaacatacatgtactcgaGCAAAAGTTCCTTTCCAAATCCTCTGATCTACCTAAACTATTTGCAATGCACAGACTTGAATTTTAGCATAAAGGTGCATCTCAATGACCCACACATTTTGAGGGTCCACttgtcaaggtcacattcaaGATGTAAAATTGCCATTAACTTTTCATCCATTTGACAAACTTCATATTTAACATGATATTGCATCTCAGGAAGCCACTCATTTTTTTAGCAGCCATGTTAAGGTAAAGATGTCCCATCAACATCAAGcgtttcatttatgaaatgtttatactaCCCCTGGCAATTACGCATGCAAACTATTTTGATAGTGTATTTGTCCCATACtctaacttaaaaactacttgaaAGAATTAAAGgaattgaaggaatttgatTGCAACTTAGATAGATAgcaatgtgaagttgtgcactttGCAAGGGTTATAACGCTTGGTCaatttgttgcagagttatctccccttgttccATAGTTtaatagtgtaaactttgtccagagcatactatgacaactactagattatatttgataaagttttaaacaatggtagAGCTCAATTAGAGGAAGTACAGTTTACAAATACCATAACCCATGTTTGCTTAATgacagagttatttccctttgttactttttcttgtccagtgcataacttgaaaactaccggatggaatttcatatactgcatacaatggtagagctcaatgaaaggaagtgcagtgtacaagaaccataacccCTTTATGCTTAATAACGGAGTTATTCcctactttatttatatagGTTACTGACATGCCAAACACCGAGATGACGGCCACCATTCTAGGACTTGACCTGGGTGATGTGGAATCCCAGTTACTCACAGAACAGGATGGAATCTTCAATGTATCAAACGAAGTGCTAGTTGCAGCCTTTCAGTGTCAGTTGGAAGACATTACAGCCAAACTACCAAAAACACTGAATTTCATAGCCAAAGGACAGTCTGTGGTCACCTTTAATGagtgaaaaatcatgttcaaagtttatagtttagagatgtttacttttcatacacTGGAGCATGACAGTCTGTGGTCACCTTTAATGagtgaaaaatcatgttcatagtttatagtttagagatgtttacttttcatacacTGGAGCATTCATAGTGTTGCCTGTTATATCATTCCATCACCAAGAATTACCAAACTTGCTAGCTCTTGACCTGGGTGGTGTGGAATCAAGCTTAGTCACAGAACAGGATGGAATCTTCACTAAATCGAACGAGGATCTAGTTATCACCTAGGATTACCAAACTTAGTGTGAGGATGCATATATTGAATGCAGCGTTCCACTTTCATCAGTTTCATGTCCTTCTGACGTTGACCTTTACATTTGATCTTCATTATTTAGAGTAATATTCTTGATGaaaattcactttaaaacacacaaaaatctATCTTTGTCTGTTAGAGGACATTACCTATCTGTCATTGATGTGACAGATTGATGCATTATTTGATGTGAAAGTGGCGTATTTTACCTattataaaagtcatttgaATTCAATTTGAGAATTTTATTTCTCATAGTTCCTGCCCACAACTGTCAATCATTATGTGAACCACCAGCCGCGTTTcacaattttactttaaaggtaCCAGTATGAAACAAGAGCAGCAATGTGCCAATCAACCTCTTGTGTACTTTTTAATTGGCCAATTGTAAAGCACGCAACGGTTCGTAAACTAATTTACAATCTGGGGTGGGAATCATGAGGCATTAAAATCCTCACACTTTATTCATTTTGGTGTAATTAGGGACCCCCACACATCAATGTTTGTCCattcgttttttgtttttcttccataACTTCAGTATTTCTTAACACATTATCCCCTATGCTATATTTAGATTCCGacgtcatttttatatttttagctaACCAAAAATAATCTTGAAGGCTTGAAGTATCGGTTTATCTCAATGGTTTTAAAGGCATTATGGGATATAGAGCATTTGCTCCTAAGGAGCAAATGCTCTATTTCTCACAATTTCTTCAAACATCAGCCACAATAATTGTGCAATAATGTGTCTCTAGGAGATAATGAGTTAAtggaatttgataaaacttcatacaatagtaaagcTCAATGGGAagaaatgcagtgtacaagaaccatagcTCTAATTTACCTAATTATggagttattgacctttgttACTTTGTCTTGTCCggaacataacttgaaaactactgtatggaatttcataaaacatcatacaatggtaaagttCAATGATAGGAAGTGCAGTAATTTGcttaattacagagttattgccctttgttactttttcttgtccagagcaaaACTTggaaactactggatggaatttcataatacttcatacaatgttaaaactCAATGAgatgaagtgcagtgtacaagaaccataactcttaatTTGCTAATTATGGAGCTATTGTCCTTTGGTACTTTtacttgtctggagcataacttgaaaactactggatggaatttcatatttacttcatacaatggtagagctcaCTTGGTCAGAGTTCTAGTTCAAttacatattgtaggaaaaaaTCTACCTCTTTtactaaaaatgatttcatctaTAACGTTTTTGGTCATTACTTTTACCAGACGATATAGGTTTTTTTTCGTGTTTGAAAGATTGAATATTCATCAGcagaattacttttaaatctttgtcagtGCATATCTCCTATACTATATGGCCTACGATCACCAAATTTGGCTTGTGGTTGCATTTTTGGATTGTGAAGTGTCATGTATCACTATCattctgaccttgaccttcacatTCTACCTTGATTTTCACACACCAATTGAGTGGAGGCGTCCATGTACCATATATGCATGTCTACTAGtagttaagttttaaatatactttagttAAATACAAGGAGTACAGGAATACTCGCATTTTATTATACCAggctttaaaaattgaatttgctTTTGCCAAATTCCAGCTACAGCTGTCTGCATTCTTTTTACATGCTCTTGGTGACACCTTCCCTAATTGACCACTACCTATCTAAGACAGGTAGTTGTATTAAAGAGTTGTTTTGCTGAATACACTCAACAAAACTCCTAATCGGTCACCTAGATAATCTTCTAATATTCCCTTCCCTGTACAATAAGCTTAATTACAAATTAGATTTATGAAAAGACCATTATCTCGTACACATGCTGTGAAAACTTGGTTCACGTACTACGCTTCATCAAAAAGATACAGTGTCTCAAATGACAACACtat
The DNA window shown above is from Mya arenaria isolate MELC-2E11 chromosome 6, ASM2691426v1 and carries:
- the LOC128237499 gene encoding uncharacterized protein LOC128237499 isoform X2, with the protein product MVNDKEVNVWTITVEDRTGKVKVSLWRNIAAEPVVLGDVVAITNIVVNSKRYNNEESLSSTQFTKIEVTDMPNTEMTATILGLDLGDVESQLLTEQDGIFNVSNEVLVAAFQCQLEDITAKLPKTLNFIAKGQSVVTFNE
- the LOC128237499 gene encoding uncharacterized protein LOC128237499 isoform X1, encoding MPHQRCRCYFSLQDSVATTVMVNDKEVNVWTITVEDRTGKVKVSLWRNIAAEPVVLGDVVAITNIVVNSKRYNNEESLSSTQFTKIEVTDMPNTEMTATILGLDLGDVESQLLTEQDGIFNVSNEVLVAAFQCQLEDITAKLPKTLNFIAKGQSVVTFNE